The Lactuca sativa cultivar Salinas chromosome 2, Lsat_Salinas_v11, whole genome shotgun sequence genome includes the window AtaatttaaatgttttttcaataATTTAATCAGAGTGATAGCCTTTTCGGTGGAGGTAATCCATCCGCCCTCCCCCCTTTTATCCTCATTTTATATCCTAACGCTATAGATTTGACATTTGATATAcgctttattttatatatatatatatatatatatatatatatatatatatatatatatatatatatatatatatatatatatatatatatatatatatatataaaataaagcgTATATCAAATGTCAAATCTATAGCGTtaaggtgggttcaattgagaaaataaaaaagattgagaatggaggaatcattttcagccactcatttaatctaagcataaaagacacggtggcaaacttgtaaatatcgtaataaccttcaatctcaaatacgtaactatagagaattcgataattgttcgttcatcatcaaaaattttcctccaaccttcaataatcatccagatttcttcaactaaaccggaatttcttcgctgttcatgaaattggaatcaGAGTTATGGACTCGCAGTCACAGTCGACATTGAGGGACTTAGAATCGGTAATCACAGGTTCCCAAtcggattttcggaaatcaaaatcaaattgagaAATCGATCAGAGATAGGATGTCGCATCTGAAGTCGAAATCAGAActatatatgatgatttggaattgataacttgatgtttttaacatttttaaattaGTTTACTTgtttgcactccaactgtttgatgaaatgcataaactaaattagcacgttatattcatatatgaatatgttttcttacCTGAATcggtatatgattattaaaaacacaaaacaaatatgcaagtctgtatgttattcatatgtgaataacatataaaaattatatatatttgtcaaaataccttcaatattcatatatgaatatacattgtaatattcatatgtgaatatactgtgtaatattcataagtgaatatatcatctaatattcacaagtgaatatactctgtaatattcacatgtgatataccatgtaatactatgtaatattcacatatgaaatatcatttaatactcataagtgaatataccatctaatattcacaagtgaatatactatgttaatattcacaagtgaattcatcgtccaatattaaaatatgaatatactatgtttattatatgttatattcatatatgaatgatacttaaattgtaaaaaaaaaatcatattttttattcataagtgaataacgaatgtactataataaaacctgatgcattgttattcatttatgaataacgatagctgaaaatataaaaaaaaataaaatttttattttatcttaaaactatatcaatatggatctctatttgtagagaataaaaaatcatgaattttggtatatttaaaatcattttttgataaaaataacttataaaaattaaaaaaaaaaaacgaaaaaaactatgtttttctatatattaaggtaatgattagcatagtttaaggaaatatgttatgttgGAAAAGACATGTGCATTCGTTTCTCATTTCCGCCGGTACgttggaggcttttgcggcaaaaataaatgattggctgagaatgattcccccattctcaacctttttttttctcaattgaaccctcccctatatatatatatatatatatatatatatatatatatatatatatatatatatatatatatatatatatatatatatatatatatatatatatatatatatatatatatatatatatatatatatgggtttggATCAAATATGAATCacaaatattgtgtgaatgtatgaccaAATCTTAACCATTAGATTAAAAGAATAAAATGTTATGATCTTAGGGTACATCTTATTTACATGGACTAGCATTTACtatataattacatttaattaagTATAAAGGAAAATATGACATTTAATAAAGAGAGAGAAATGAGAATTATCTACATTTTAGGCAAGTAAGttaaattaattaatgaaaattaaATCAAATCTCATATTTTATTCAATGTATTTAAATTAAAtcggattttttttataaaacgacTGCATTCAACACATATTTTTATTcattcattcttaaagaatatgatttcattaattagtttttttttattctttgatTCTAAAAGAATCCATTGAGTAATCTTAAAGAATATATCTCGATTATTAAACAATAACCTAtcattttttaagaaaaatatattGCAATACAATCTCTAATACATTCTATAAAGAATATGAtttcattaattaattttttgattCTTTGATTTTAAAAGATCCATTAAGTAATCttaaagaatatactcaaatattaGACAATAACCTATCATTATTTAAGAAAAATATATTGCAATACAATCTCTAATATATTCTATAAAATGAGAATCATTTTTATAACACAAAACAAGAATAtatacaaaaattaaaaaaatataaataacctTTTATACTACATTTTATAAGAATCTGTTATCATTTGTGAAGAATAtacataaaatttataaaatataaaacattcttaaagaattttttatcattctaaaagaatatgttGTCAAATCTTTGCTTCGATTCCTCAATGACCATAGAAACGGAAAAACTAAAGTTGTATGGATTGTGATTTATCAACTGCCTCCTTCATACTCTGTTCAAATCTTTACTTCAATTCCTATTTCCTTTCGTATTTCTTCTGTGCTTTTCCAACATACCATTCTTTGTTATCAAATTTCTGACCATTAAGCCCTTCCACTACTTTACCAGCATCTTCAGCATTCTCAAAATTAACAAATCCAAAGCATTTGGAGTTCCCTTCAGCATCCCTCAGCACAACAACACTTGTCACAGTTCCAAATTCACTAAATGTATTGTTTAGATCATCATATGTTGTTGATTCGAACAGGTTTTTGACATAGACATTAGTAAACTTTGTCTTGTCGACAACTAGTTCTCTTTCTTGTTTGCGCAAAAAGGGTCCCACGTATACCTGTTTGTCGTTTAAAAGCATGTCCTTCAGTTTTTCAATGGCTTTTTGTGCAGATTCTTCAGCGTCGTATTGAACAAAACCATACCCCTTTAATTGCCCACTTGAATCTGTCGCAATCCTGCAGGAGAGAATATTGCCAAATGTAGAGAATGTGCCGTGTAAGGCCTTTTGGTCGATTGCCTTATCAAGAATCTGTTTTTTTTAGATTGTTCATACAAGTCAGTAGGTAAAGAAGACTATAAGAAAGTGGAAACAGTGATTAATAGATTAAGGTTTTTCTGCTTTGAATACCTTGATAAATATGTTTCCAGAGCCACTTTTGCGTACGCTTGGGTCTCGATGAGAATACATTATTCTGATCGCCTTCCCATTCAAAGGTGTGAAGTTCAGTACCTCCATTGCCCTTGCAGTTGTCATCAACATAACAAGAGGAGTAAGAACTAATGCTTTCAACAATGTTGACATCATAAGGAATTGCAATATCTAACTATGAGAAGGTGAATTTGTTAAACAACACTAACCATCTTGAGGATTCGCATAGTTGACATAGCCATAACCAAGCGATCGTCGAGTCGACAAGTCCCTGCAAACTCGAACATAAACCACTTGACCTAACTAGTTAAACAGATCATACAGCTGTGAATCTGTCACATTCCACTCCAGATCCCCAACATACAATGAAGTCGGCACAAACTGCTGAGCACCAGCAGGAGCAGCACCACCAACACCAACACTCACCGCCTGAGGTTGAATTTGAAACTGAGCCGCCatctcaaaaccctagaaatattTACCTTTTCCccaaattttctgattttttggcTTTTTTAACTTCCCTCTCCCTTTATTGATATGAATCCAAACCTAGATAGATAAATAGCCTGCAAATCAGAAAgcctttccaactccgaacaaagCAAACCATAGAAACCGTAGAAACTCCCAactctttttgttgtttttttaaataagatAGATAGAGAGATAGGAGAGGGAACGATATGAATATAAGGATAGATAAGTCGGAGATCCGGCGGAGGAGAGAGAGGATGTAATTATATAGTATATGCGAGTCTATGTAAATAAGATGTACCCTAAGATCACAACATTTCATTCTTTTAATCTAGTAGTTAAAATTTTggcatacattcacacaataattatggattatatatgaacctaactctatatatatgtgtgtatatatatatatatatatatatatatatatatatatatatatatatatatatatatatatatatggaaaagtgaatatgtggtTGTTATGTACTTAAGCTTAGGTATATAACCTTTTGAACGACGTAGTTTTAAACAAAAACAAATCCAATTTCATTTTCTCTTAGTTTTGTTTTAATAGAATACCATTGAATTAAGTTCAATTACAGAATTAAAACGatcaattttatatatttttatctcaAATAATTATTGAAGCTTatagagaaaataaaaaattcaatattttttaacAAATATTACTCAAATGTTTTGTATTTCAATTGAAAGACTATATccaatgattttgtgaaaaaattTAATTGAGTTATGATATGttcttcttttatcttttattttattagttttcacTTAGAAATTGGTAAGGTTGATTAAATGGTCACGACTTTTAATGCTTTAAGTTCTTAGACACAACGAAGAAAAAGAACATAAATTTAATCGATTTAGTAAGTCACATGATTAAGGAAGAATAGTAAAAGAGATATCATGATtagtttgaatataaatagatCAAAACTACATTGTTtgaagggttctatatataagtatatgtacatgacagccacatattatctaagcccatatatatatatatatatatatatatatatatatatatatatatatatatatatatatatatatatatatatatatatatatatatatataggggagggttcaattgagaaaaaaaaaaggttgagaatgggggaatcattcttagTCActtatttatttttgccgcaaaagcctccgtcgTAGTAGCGGGAATGAGAAATtaatagacatgtgttttccaacaaaacatattttcttaaactatgttaattattactttaatatatacaaaaacatagtttttttttgttttttttttaatttttaaaaagctatttttatcgaaaaatgattttaaatataccaaaattcatgattttttattctctacaaatagacatccatattgatatagttttaaaataaaataaaaagtttaatttttttatattttcagctatcgttattcataagtgaataaaaatgcatcaggttttattacagtacattcgttattcacttatgaataaaaagtatggttttttttttacaatttaagtatccttcatatatgaatatagcatataataaacatagtatattcagaTTTAAATATTggacgatgcattcacttgtgaatattaacatagtatattcacttgtgaatattagatgatatattcacttatgaatattaaatgatattttcatatgtgaatattacatagtattaaaTGGTATAtcacatttgaatattacatagtatattcacttgtaaatattagatgatatattcacttatgaatattacacagtatattcacatatgaatattacaagatatattcacttgtgaatatatttacttatgaatattagaaggtattttcacaaatatatataatttttatatgttattcacatatgaatgacatacagacttgcatatttgttttgtgcttttaataatcatatactgattcaggtgagaaaacatattcatatgtgaatataacgtggtaatttagttgaTGCATTTCAttaaacagttggagtgcatacaagttaactgttataaaaatgataaaaacatcaagttatcaattccaaatcatcatatacttccgatttctACTTCAGATGCGATATCCTATGTCTGATcgatttctcattttgattttgatttccaaaAATCCGATAGGGAACCTGTGAGTACCGATTCTAAGTCCTTCAATGTCGACTATGACTGCGAGTCCagaactccgattccaatttcatgaacagcAAAGAAATTCCGATTCCAACTGATTTCGTTTGCAAATCTGGGAAATTCTAGTTCCAAATCCGTTATGAACTTTAACAAATcgatgaaattgatgaatttgggtTGCGAATTTGTCTTGAACAACGAACCTCCCAGCTACGAATATCGATGATTAAATAACACTGGATGACATTGATGatggtttagttgaagaaatttggatgattgttgaaggttggaggagaaattttgaggatgaacgaactgttatcgaattctctatagttacgtatttgacattgaaggttattaacatatttacaagtttgccaccgtgtctttttatgcttagattaaatgagtggctgagaatgattcccccattctcaaccttttttattttctcaattaaaccaacctctctctctgtctatatatatatatatatatatatataggaacatTCAATCGAAAACATTTTTTATTGTGAAAACATTTGAGGACAAATTTGAC containing:
- the LOC128132359 gene encoding polyadenylate-binding protein 2-like gives rise to the protein MAAQFQIQPQAVSVGVGGAAPAGAQQFVPTSLYVGDLEWNVTDSQLDLSTRRSLGYGYVNYANPQDVLTPLVMLMTTARAMEVLNFTPLNGKAIRIMYSHRDPSVRKSGSGNIFIKILDKAIDQKALHGTFSTFGNILSCRIATDSSGQLKGYGFVQYDAEESAQKAIEKLKDMLLNDKQVYVGPFLRKQERELVVDKTKFTNVYVKNLFESTTYDDLNNTFSEFGTVTSVVVLRDAEGNSKCFGFVNFENAEDAGKVVEGLNGQKFDNKEWYVGKAQKKYERK